One window of Methanothermobacter tenebrarum genomic DNA carries:
- a CDS encoding dCTP deaminase: MLGEKELRRLFPEFEDLIQPAGIDLRLDEVFEQASLASLLDDKKRLPELRRLKPPIYNLKPKKAYLVTVDRKIKIPKGYAMIYLPRSTLLRSFIAVHTALGDPGFHGRLRFLIYNYGDFEYKIKRGERIAQAIVFKVKGSGEYNGSYQEPL; encoded by the coding sequence ATGCTAGGAGAAAAGGAACTTAGGAGGCTTTTCCCAGAATTCGAAGACCTAATACAACCGGCGGGTATAGATCTGCGCCTTGACGAGGTTTTTGAACAGGCCAGCCTAGCATCTCTTTTAGATGATAAAAAAAGATTACCAGAACTCCGAAGGTTAAAACCTCCAATCTATAATTTAAAACCTAAAAAAGCCTATCTTGTAACTGTGGACAGGAAAATAAAAATCCCAAAGGGTTATGCCATGATATACCTTCCCCGTTCAACACTACTAAGATCATTTATAGCAGTGCACACAGCACTCGGAGATCCGGGATTCCATGGCAGACTAAGATTCCTAATCTACAATTACGGGGACTTTGAATATAAAATAAAAAGAGGGGAGAGGATAGCACAGGCCATCGTATTCAAGGTTAAGGGATCCGGGGAATACAATGGAAGCTATCAGGAGCCGCTATAA
- the glmU gene encoding bifunctional sugar-1-phosphate nucleotidylyltransferase/acetyltransferase encodes MMMQAVILTAGEGTRMRPLTLTRPKTMLPIAGKPILQYNIEALRENGIKDILMITGYHESKVKEYFNNGENLNVNIRYHTQKEQLGTANAIKYAQKHVKDDFIVLNGDIITEPDTITDLLSHYKEADTTIILREVEDPSQFGVVKLEGDKVKDIIEKPPAHKAPGNLINTGIYLFNHKIFHYIEKTKKSPRGEYEITDSIKMQIKDGLTIKGIISRRRWIDVGKPWELLEANETLLKDIKEDIRGEIEDNVTIHGPIILGENSIIRSGTYIIGPVYIGKNCDIGPNSYIRANTSIGDNVSIGNAVEIKNSIIMDKTNINHLSYVGDSVIGENCNLGAGTNIANLRFDDNHVKMTINGEKMDTGRRKMGAIFADNVKTGVNSSFNPGIKVGVGSHIGPGSIISHDIPSNRIVIANQEHIINKRV; translated from the coding sequence ATTATGATGCAAGCAGTCATCCTAACCGCAGGTGAAGGGACAAGAATGAGACCACTCACACTAACAAGACCCAAGACAATGCTACCAATAGCAGGCAAACCCATACTACAATACAACATAGAAGCCCTAAGAGAAAACGGCATCAAAGACATCCTAATGATAACAGGATACCATGAATCAAAAGTTAAAGAATATTTCAATAACGGAGAAAATCTCAACGTAAATATAAGATACCATACACAAAAAGAACAACTAGGAACGGCAAACGCCATAAAATACGCCCAGAAACATGTAAAGGATGACTTCATAGTACTCAACGGCGACATCATCACCGAACCAGACACAATCACAGACCTACTATCACATTATAAAGAAGCCGACACCACCATAATACTCAGAGAAGTCGAAGACCCAAGCCAATTCGGAGTTGTTAAACTAGAAGGAGACAAGGTAAAGGACATCATAGAAAAACCACCAGCCCACAAAGCCCCAGGGAACCTGATAAACACTGGCATATACCTCTTCAACCACAAAATATTCCATTACATTGAAAAGACAAAAAAATCACCCCGCGGAGAATACGAGATAACAGACTCCATCAAAATGCAAATAAAAGACGGGCTAACAATAAAAGGGATAATATCCAGGAGGCGCTGGATAGACGTCGGGAAACCATGGGAACTATTAGAAGCCAACGAAACACTCCTCAAAGACATAAAAGAGGATATAAGAGGTGAAATAGAAGACAACGTCACAATCCACGGGCCAATCATCCTAGGAGAAAATAGCATAATAAGATCAGGAACATACATCATAGGCCCCGTCTACATAGGAAAAAACTGTGACATAGGCCCCAACTCCTACATCAGAGCAAACACATCAATAGGAGATAATGTAAGCATAGGAAATGCCGTGGAAATCAAAAACTCCATAATAATGGATAAAACAAATATAAACCATTTATCCTATGTGGGAGATTCCGTCATCGGAGAAAACTGCAACCTCGGGGCGGGTACAAACATAGCAAACCTCCGATTCGACGACAACCATGTGAAGATGACCATAAACGGGGAAAAAATGGACACGGGCCGCCGCAAAATGGGGGCGATCTTCGCAGATAATGTTAAAACTGGCGTCAATTCCTCCTTTAACCCAGGCATCAAAGTGGGCGTCGGATCCCACATAGGACCCGGCAGCATAATATCACATGACATACCATCAAACAGAATAGTAATAGCAAATCAAGAACATATAATCAACAAAAGAGTGTAA
- a CDS encoding roadblock/LC7 domain-containing protein, which yields MDIFDEIYQDFKKVNGFNGIMVMDDQSILYDRITLEKMDKGQIESMARVINESSRKLLKRTGQGRCKTIILEFQESKMILLDIEDIHIIVIADKGANLGHIILVSEKNRKKLHRIEKTPTISEKVTEAPIKGETTPTGEVKSLPEEGEEATPPEEPQGLPEIKPPISLPTMEKEVEVPAAEKEKIGLVLEIYENILLAMSIGASKIMGVAPARGMLRKSLPYNECPQILEGVEVKANAAIEFDTIRSNIEKSQNRVEDIIEGLNGIIWAITENYGRVMGYDAFRGMIRPEFKSIHKTYGTAMEKLGIINGIHPELRKIWEESS from the coding sequence ATGGACATCTTCGATGAAATTTACCAGGATTTCAAGAAAGTAAATGGATTTAATGGTATAATGGTAATGGATGATCAGAGCATCCTCTATGATAGGATAACATTGGAGAAGATGGATAAAGGACAAATAGAATCCATGGCGAGGGTTATAAACGAATCATCACGAAAACTGCTTAAGAGAACTGGACAGGGCCGCTGTAAGACGATAATCCTAGAATTCCAAGAAAGTAAAATGATACTATTGGATATTGAAGATATACACATTATAGTAATAGCAGACAAAGGCGCTAACCTTGGTCACATAATCCTCGTATCAGAAAAAAACAGGAAAAAACTCCACAGGATAGAGAAAACACCAACTATCAGTGAGAAGGTTACTGAGGCCCCAATAAAAGGGGAAACCACCCCCACAGGTGAGGTTAAAAGTTTACCCGAGGAAGGGGAGGAAGCCACCCCTCCAGAGGAGCCCCAAGGGTTACCTGAAATAAAACCGCCGATTTCGCTCCCCACCATGGAAAAGGAAGTTGAAGTACCTGCTGCTGAAAAAGAAAAAATCGGCTTAGTACTTGAAATATATGAGAACATACTACTTGCAATGTCAATTGGAGCCAGTAAAATAATGGGAGTGGCACCAGCCAGGGGAATGTTGAGGAAGTCGTTACCATATAATGAATGTCCACAGATCCTTGAAGGTGTGGAAGTTAAGGCAAATGCGGCCATAGAATTTGACACCATAAGGTCCAATATAGAAAAGTCTCAAAATAGGGTGGAGGACATCATAGAGGGCCTTAATGGGATAATATGGGCGATAACAGAAAACTATGGTAGAGTAATGGGATATGATGCATTTAGGGGTATGATAAGGCCAGAATTCAAGTCAATCCATAAAACATATGGTACGGCAATGGAAAAACTTGGGATAATAAATGGGATACACCCAGAACTTAGGAAGATCTGGGAAGAATCATCATAA
- a CDS encoding thiamine pyrophosphate-binding protein encodes MKCSDAIVKLLEDAGIKYVFGHPGEHVLPLYDSLRTSRIEHVLLRHEQGVVHAADGYARASGGIGVCISTGGPGALNLVMGVATAYKDSIPLIVITGDIPRAQIGLNVFQEVELEKVFKPITRYTFKPENGEEAISALKRALLYSRMEPMGPIHININKDIFQEEVGESIISGGVEYSPTRDYTNMGEAISLLESSRRPLIVAGAGVLWARAEDDLRELIEAHDIPVATTYPARGVIGEDHPLCLGMIGTRGTPTANYAGRNCDLIIALGCRISERTITGFGDSPIIHVNIDKKTLKGDVNLQMDVKEFIKRIKSRLSFSTSWVRELNEYSVDNPPAYDCPPLLEDYPLKPSQVIPRIFELAPDAIIVNDAGSHTTWVTLYRRVLESRSLIYSGAFGPMGYGLPASIGVGLARPEKKIILITGDGGFQMTMQELGTIMERGLPIIICVLNNSSLGIVRQWQEMEYGESYQVRLKNPDFVRLARSYNIEAVRIEEPEELDDLLPNILGADEPVLVEIRVEEEDIPLPPGFIDVDGGGE; translated from the coding sequence ATGAAATGTTCTGATGCTATCGTAAAACTATTAGAAGATGCTGGTATAAAATATGTTTTCGGTCATCCGGGTGAACATGTGTTACCCCTTTATGATTCTTTGAGGACTTCGAGGATTGAACATGTACTTTTGAGGCATGAACAGGGGGTCGTGCATGCGGCGGATGGGTATGCCCGAGCATCCGGGGGAATAGGTGTCTGCATATCCACTGGGGGGCCAGGTGCCTTGAACCTTGTTATGGGTGTTGCAACAGCCTACAAGGATTCCATACCATTGATCGTGATCACTGGGGATATTCCACGGGCCCAGATAGGATTGAACGTATTCCAAGAAGTTGAATTGGAGAAGGTATTCAAGCCAATCACAAGATACACCTTCAAACCAGAGAATGGTGAAGAAGCCATATCAGCCTTGAAAAGAGCCCTATTATATTCTAGGATGGAGCCTATGGGCCCTATCCACATTAATATAAATAAGGACATATTCCAGGAGGAGGTGGGGGAGAGCATAATATCAGGGGGGGTGGAATATTCTCCCACGAGGGACTATACTAATATGGGGGAGGCTATCAGCTTATTAGAGTCGTCTAGGAGGCCTCTTATAGTTGCTGGTGCCGGTGTGCTCTGGGCTCGGGCTGAGGATGATCTCAGAGAACTTATAGAAGCCCATGATATACCAGTTGCGACAACATATCCTGCGCGGGGTGTTATAGGCGAGGATCATCCATTATGCTTGGGGATGATAGGTACAAGGGGCACCCCCACAGCTAATTATGCTGGGAGAAACTGTGATTTGATCATAGCATTAGGTTGCAGGATATCGGAGAGGACAATAACTGGATTTGGGGATTCGCCAATAATACACGTGAATATCGATAAGAAAACACTCAAGGGGGATGTTAACCTCCAAATGGATGTTAAGGAATTCATAAAGAGGATAAAATCTAGATTAAGTTTCTCCACCAGCTGGGTCAGAGAATTGAATGAGTATTCAGTGGATAATCCCCCAGCATATGATTGTCCGCCACTCTTGGAGGATTATCCTCTCAAACCTAGCCAGGTTATACCAAGGATATTTGAGTTGGCCCCTGATGCGATAATAGTGAATGATGCTGGAAGCCATACGACCTGGGTTACCCTTTATAGGAGGGTTTTGGAAAGCCGCTCATTAATATATTCTGGGGCGTTCGGGCCCATGGGCTATGGGCTCCCGGCTTCGATTGGTGTCGGCTTGGCAAGGCCCGAGAAGAAGATAATTTTGATAACAGGGGATGGTGGTTTCCAGATGACCATGCAGGAACTTGGGACAATAATGGAGAGGGGCTTGCCCATTATAATCTGTGTGTTGAATAATTCCAGTTTGGGTATAGTAAGGCAATGGCAGGAGATGGAGTATGGTGAAAGTTACCAGGTTCGCCTTAAGAACCCGGATTTTGTCAGGTTGGCAAGGTCATATAATATAGAGGCTGTTCGGATAGAGGAGCCGGAGGAATTAGATGATCTTCTCCCGAATATTCTTGGGGCGGATGAGCCGGTTTTGGTTGAAATAAGAGTTGAAGAAGAGGATATCCCATTACCACCAGGTTTCATTGATGTGGATGGGGGAGGGGAATGA
- a CDS encoding gamma carbonic anhydrase family protein: MGKNFKVLSGAKIIGKVEIGDHSSIWYNAVIRGDIEPIKIGSYSNIQDNCVIHTSKGFKTTIGNYVSVGHAAVLHGCSIKDNVLVGMNATILNGSTINKDSIIGAGTVVTEGKEFPPGSLILGVPGRLIRELTREEIKSIKDNALRYSKLAKKGL; this comes from the coding sequence ATGGGAAAAAACTTTAAAGTCCTCAGTGGAGCTAAGATAATAGGCAAAGTCGAAATAGGGGATCATTCATCAATCTGGTATAACGCCGTGATAAGGGGCGACATCGAACCCATCAAAATAGGCTCATATTCTAACATCCAAGACAATTGCGTAATACACACAAGCAAAGGATTCAAAACCACCATAGGAAACTACGTCTCCGTAGGACATGCAGCAGTATTACACGGTTGCAGTATAAAAGACAATGTCCTTGTAGGGATGAACGCCACCATACTCAATGGCTCCACCATCAACAAAGATTCAATTATAGGAGCAGGCACCGTTGTAACCGAAGGAAAAGAATTCCCACCAGGAAGTCTAATACTCGGCGTCCCAGGGAGGCTCATAAGGGAACTTACAAGAGAAGAGATAAAATCCATAAAAGACAACGCACTAAGATACTCCAAACTCGCCAAGAAGGGATTATAA
- a CDS encoding class E sortase, which produces MRRYKIYSMIIIIICIMVSSLIIIKGCQDIEKVKISQRHLEDYKKAPKELLNPELHTNTGHTIIGKLIIPRIGLEVWIREDTVNAYDSVYHYPESVMPGEPGDCGLLGHRTRYSGPFQLIGNLRPGDMVIIEDFINSKKYTYKVVSNGEDIRWDYKENPIRFAQTGKAKLMLITCYPPGRTDAAWITYCELVNIQ; this is translated from the coding sequence ATGAGAAGATATAAAATATACTCGATGATTATAATCATTATCTGTATAATGGTTTCATCTCTTATCATAATAAAGGGATGCCAGGACATTGAAAAGGTGAAAATTTCACAACGCCACCTCGAAGATTACAAGAAAGCCCCAAAGGAACTTTTAAACCCTGAACTACACACTAACACGGGGCATACTATCATAGGAAAACTGATAATACCAAGGATAGGCTTGGAAGTTTGGATAAGGGAGGACACGGTTAACGCCTACGATTCCGTCTACCATTACCCTGAGAGTGTGATGCCAGGGGAACCCGGAGACTGCGGCCTACTGGGGCATAGAACAAGATATTCAGGGCCTTTCCAGTTAATAGGAAATTTAAGGCCAGGTGACATGGTAATAATAGAGGACTTCATAAACTCTAAAAAATACACATACAAGGTAGTATCCAATGGCGAGGATATAAGATGGGATTACAAGGAAAACCCCATAAGATTCGCACAGACAGGAAAAGCGAAACTAATGCTCATAACATGTTACCCGCCGGGGAGAACGGACGCTGCATGGATAACATATTGTGAACTTGTAAACATCCAATAA
- a CDS encoding tetratricopeptide repeat protein: MPILSFSSRQIDLITGEKNMTIRKLWKKPLRVGDRLHCYWNLISKERQKVFEAEVTSVEIIKFKDLIEDDKLAQEDAFKDADELKREFERIYGELDDETKFQIIRFKRLPIEEWEGEKIDQKAMIIQKADILFDLGKYKESKTCYNAALKLDPENVYILNRLADNLTRLGKFQKAIEYYDRALELEPENEYIWNNRAITLLNAGNIKGALNSNNKALKINPEDTTILYWHGVILEVMGEAEEALKYYDKAIEADDKNVGAWNARGDLLSELGRKEEAIKSYENALKFALEDDESATLWNRKGNALFELGSFQDALECYERALELEPENDIFWSNRGVTLLELNRFEEALESFNRALSINPENEDAKILKEECLENL; encoded by the coding sequence TTGCCCATCCTATCATTCAGCAGCCGCCAAATCGACCTTATAACCGGTGAAAAGAACATGACCATACGTAAATTATGGAAGAAACCCCTAAGGGTGGGTGATAGGCTCCACTGTTACTGGAATCTCATATCAAAAGAGCGTCAAAAAGTCTTCGAAGCCGAGGTTACAAGTGTAGAGATCATAAAATTCAAGGACCTTATAGAAGATGATAAACTAGCCCAAGAAGACGCTTTCAAAGACGCTGATGAACTTAAAAGGGAATTCGAGAGAATATATGGGGAACTTGATGATGAAACCAAATTTCAGATTATAAGATTCAAGAGATTACCAATCGAAGAATGGGAAGGCGAAAAAATAGACCAAAAGGCCATGATAATCCAAAAAGCAGACATACTATTCGACCTTGGAAAATATAAAGAATCAAAAACATGCTATAATGCAGCCCTAAAATTAGACCCAGAAAACGTCTACATACTAAATAGGCTAGCAGACAACCTTACAAGACTTGGAAAATTCCAAAAGGCAATAGAATACTATGACAGGGCATTAGAGTTAGAACCAGAAAACGAATACATATGGAATAACAGGGCCATCACATTACTTAACGCAGGCAACATAAAAGGAGCATTAAACTCCAATAACAAAGCCCTCAAGATAAACCCAGAAGATACAACCATCCTATACTGGCATGGAGTAATATTAGAAGTTATGGGAGAAGCAGAAGAAGCGCTCAAATACTATGATAAGGCCATAGAAGCAGATGATAAAAATGTGGGAGCATGGAACGCCAGGGGCGACCTCCTATCAGAACTAGGAAGAAAAGAAGAAGCTATAAAATCCTATGAAAACGCATTAAAATTTGCATTAGAAGACGATGAAAGCGCAACACTCTGGAATAGGAAGGGTAATGCACTATTCGAACTTGGAAGTTTCCAGGATGCCCTAGAATGCTACGAGAGGGCATTAGAGTTAGAACCGGAAAATGATATATTTTGGAGCAACCGTGGCGTCACATTACTCGAACTAAACCGCTTCGAAGAAGCCCTCGAATCATTCAACAGAGCACTCAGTATAAACCCAGAAAACGAAGACGCCAAAATACTTAAAGAAGAATGCCTCGAAAACCTATAA
- the hisC gene encoding histidinol-phosphate transaminase has product MMIRDTILGTEPYVPGRSIKEIAKEYKLKESEIVKLGSNENPLGPSPKAVEAVKHETKNMHRYPESGLDDLKKAIADYSETRPNQIIVGGDGADEIIDLLGKTFIDPGSEFIVPLPSYMYYEYTLRPYGAKPAYAKWDMEENTVDTNSVIESINDKTRLIFLCTPNNPTGGLIREDDITRILESTSALVVVDEAYFEFAGVSNIKLLKDYENLLILRTFSKAMGLAGMRIGYGISNPRIIDYMHRIKPVFSLTRLSHVAALATLSDKDYIKKSIEFSIKSREYLYHRLSEMDKLRVLRSYANYLLVDIRETGMNAGQLVDELLKRGVIVRDCTSFKGLDEYWIRVSVGTIKEDDKFIDALKEIIE; this is encoded by the coding sequence ATAATGATCAGAGACACAATACTAGGAACAGAACCATACGTGCCCGGAAGATCAATAAAAGAAATAGCCAAAGAATACAAGCTTAAAGAAAGTGAAATCGTGAAACTCGGATCCAATGAAAACCCCCTCGGACCCTCACCCAAAGCCGTTGAAGCGGTTAAACACGAAACCAAGAACATGCACAGATACCCCGAATCAGGATTAGATGACCTCAAAAAGGCAATCGCAGACTACTCAGAGACACGCCCCAATCAGATAATAGTCGGGGGTGATGGAGCCGATGAAATAATAGACCTCCTCGGCAAAACCTTCATAGACCCAGGCTCAGAATTCATCGTCCCACTACCATCCTACATGTATTATGAATATACCCTACGCCCATATGGTGCAAAGCCCGCCTATGCAAAATGGGACATGGAAGAGAACACAGTTGATACAAACTCTGTCATAGAATCCATAAATGATAAAACAAGGCTCATCTTCCTGTGCACACCCAACAATCCCACTGGTGGCCTTATCAGAGAAGATGATATAACCAGGATACTAGAATCAACTTCTGCATTGGTTGTAGTGGATGAAGCCTACTTCGAATTTGCAGGTGTCAGTAACATAAAACTCCTCAAGGATTATGAGAACCTGCTCATCCTAAGAACATTTTCAAAGGCCATGGGCCTTGCTGGTATGCGTATAGGCTATGGTATCTCAAATCCCAGGATAATAGATTATATGCATCGTATTAAGCCCGTTTTCAGTTTGACTAGACTTTCACATGTAGCTGCCCTTGCAACATTATCTGATAAAGATTATATAAAAAAGTCCATTGAATTTTCAATTAAAAGCAGAGAATACCTCTATCATAGACTTTCAGAAATGGATAAACTCAGGGTCCTCAGATCCTATGCAAATTATCTACTAGTGGATATACGCGAAACAGGCATGAACGCGGGTCAATTAGTTGATGAATTACTCAAAAGGGGTGTTATAGTCAGGGATTGCACATCATTCAAGGGCCTGGACGAATATTGGATACGTGTGAGTGTGGGGACAATAAAAGAAGATGATAAGTTCATAGACGCCCTCAAGGAGATCATAGAGTGA
- a CDS encoding anaerobic ribonucleoside-triphosphate reductase activating protein: MKIGDYSISTVDFPGTPSLVIFLAGCPFRCPYCHNPELINGGKNTPLNNIYKKILQSKDLVDAIVISGGEPLLQIDETEKILEFAKSQNLKTKLDTNGYQPKHINRIKKLVDYVALDVKVPFEKYERIFGFDGSRVRETMNILSKSKVFLECRTTYVPGLLKPEDIISIASQIQCDLYVIQQFRNNMVLDPKFKNVNPPSPSILKDIAKKAKKYCENVKIRTQEFGEEKI; encoded by the coding sequence ATGAAAATTGGAGATTATAGTATTTCTACAGTAGACTTTCCCGGCACTCCATCACTCGTAATATTCCTCGCCGGTTGCCCATTCAGATGCCCATATTGCCATAACCCAGAACTCATAAACGGAGGAAAAAATACACCACTCAATAACATCTACAAGAAAATACTACAATCCAAAGATCTGGTGGATGCCATTGTAATAAGTGGTGGAGAACCACTCCTCCAAATAGATGAAACAGAAAAAATCCTAGAATTTGCCAAATCACAAAACCTTAAAACAAAACTGGACACCAACGGCTACCAGCCAAAACACATCAATAGGATAAAAAAGCTAGTAGATTATGTTGCACTCGACGTTAAAGTCCCATTTGAAAAATATGAGAGGATATTCGGCTTTGATGGGAGCCGGGTCCGTGAGACCATGAATATCCTATCAAAATCAAAGGTTTTCCTTGAATGCAGAACCACTTATGTCCCCGGACTCTTAAAACCAGAAGATATTATAAGCATCGCCTCCCAGATCCAATGCGACCTTTATGTGATACAACAATTCAGGAACAATATGGTACTCGACCCCAAATTCAAAAATGTTAATCCACCATCACCTTCCATCCTAAAGGATATCGCGAAAAAAGCTAAAAAGTACTGTGAAAACGTGAAGATCAGAACACAAGAGTTTGGAGAAGAAAAAATATAA
- the acs gene encoding acetate--CoA ligase, with protein MTDHLDALLHEKRIFHPPEELVKESNIKKWMDKRNIKSYSELIKKCEEDPEWFWDELAQELDWFKPYTKILEWDPPYAKWFADGKFNIVHNALDRHVKGWRKNKIAYIWEGEDGRKRKLTYFDLYKEVNRLANALKELGVKKGDRVSLYLPMIPELPIAMLACAKIGAIHSVVFSGFWAKAFKERAIDAGAKIVIIADAFHRRGKIIKLKDTLDTVIDDIPTIEKVIVVENLKTEVNMKEGRDIFWDDLLEGQEKECETEILGAEDTLFILYTSGTTGKPKGVVHTHGGYAVGTYTTMKFVFDIRDDDIYWCTADIGWITGHSYIVYGPLIAGATSILYDGAPDYPDPGRLWKMIEDYGVTIFYTAPTLVRMFMKYGEKWPQAHDLSSLRLLGSVGEPINPEAWIWYYENIGGRRCPIMDTWWQTETGMHLITPLPINPLKPGSAYKPFPTIKADVLDDEGNSLRDEGGHLVIKTPWPAMFRTLYKDEKRYIETYWSKFPNIYLTGDVGRIDEDGYFWIQGREDDILNVAGHRISTAEVESALVSHPFVVEAAVVGKPDILKGEEIAAFVILKEDVEPTQHLKGVLREHVRKEIGPIATPSYIGFVDDLPKTRSGKIMRRIIKAKLIGEEVGDTSTLANPEAVDELEKAL; from the coding sequence ATGACCGATCATCTAGATGCACTACTCCATGAGAAAAGGATATTCCACCCACCAGAAGAACTTGTTAAAGAAAGCAATATTAAAAAATGGATGGACAAAAGAAATATAAAAAGTTACTCCGAGCTCATTAAAAAATGTGAAGAAGACCCAGAATGGTTCTGGGACGAGTTAGCCCAAGAATTGGACTGGTTCAAACCCTACACTAAAATATTGGAATGGGATCCACCATATGCAAAATGGTTTGCAGATGGTAAATTTAACATAGTCCACAATGCACTTGACAGACACGTTAAAGGATGGAGAAAAAACAAGATAGCCTACATATGGGAAGGAGAAGATGGTAGAAAGAGAAAATTAACATACTTCGACCTCTACAAGGAAGTGAACCGCCTAGCAAATGCACTAAAGGAACTAGGAGTCAAGAAAGGGGACAGGGTCAGCCTCTACCTTCCAATGATACCAGAACTGCCCATTGCAATGCTAGCATGTGCAAAAATCGGGGCAATACACAGCGTAGTCTTCTCAGGATTCTGGGCCAAGGCATTCAAAGAAAGAGCCATAGACGCAGGGGCCAAGATAGTGATAATAGCGGACGCATTCCACCGACGAGGAAAAATCATAAAACTCAAGGACACACTAGACACAGTCATAGACGATATACCCACCATAGAGAAGGTCATAGTCGTGGAAAACCTGAAAACAGAAGTGAACATGAAAGAAGGAAGAGACATCTTCTGGGACGACCTCCTAGAAGGACAGGAGAAAGAATGCGAAACCGAAATACTAGGAGCAGAGGACACACTATTCATACTCTACACCTCAGGTACAACAGGCAAACCCAAGGGCGTGGTACATACACATGGAGGATACGCCGTGGGAACCTACACAACCATGAAATTCGTCTTCGACATCCGAGACGATGACATCTACTGGTGCACAGCAGACATAGGATGGATAACAGGCCACAGCTACATCGTCTATGGGCCGCTGATAGCAGGGGCCACATCAATACTATACGATGGTGCTCCAGACTATCCAGACCCTGGAAGACTCTGGAAGATGATAGAAGACTATGGAGTTACAATATTCTACACAGCACCCACCCTAGTAAGAATGTTCATGAAATACGGTGAAAAATGGCCCCAGGCCCATGATCTGAGCAGTTTAAGGTTGCTGGGGTCCGTGGGGGAGCCCATAAACCCAGAGGCGTGGATATGGTATTATGAGAATATTGGTGGAAGAAGATGCCCCATAATGGATACATGGTGGCAGACCGAAACAGGAATGCACCTTATCACACCATTACCCATAAATCCACTGAAGCCGGGCTCGGCATATAAACCTTTCCCAACCATAAAAGCTGATGTACTAGATGACGAGGGTAACAGTCTAAGGGATGAGGGAGGCCACCTTGTAATCAAGACCCCATGGCCTGCAATGTTCAGAACATTATACAAGGACGAGAAACGTTACATTGAAACCTACTGGAGCAAATTCCCAAACATTTACCTTACAGGGGATGTTGGGAGGATAGATGAGGATGGCTACTTCTGGATACAGGGTAGGGAAGATGATATCCTAAATGTGGCAGGTCATAGGATAAGTACGGCTGAGGTTGAATCCGCCCTTGTAAGCCACCCATTCGTGGTGGAGGCTGCAGTTGTCGGGAAACCAGACATACTCAAGGGAGAGGAGATAGCAGCTTTTGTAATATTAAAGGAGGATGTTGAACCAACCCAACACCTCAAGGGAGTGCTTAGAGAGCACGTGCGTAAGGAGATAGGCCCTATAGCAACTCCAAGTTATATCGGGTTCGTGGATGATCTTCCCAAGACCCGCTCAGGTAAGATAATGAGGCGGATAATAAAAGCGAAACTTATAGGGGAGGAAGTAGGTGACACGAGCACCCTCGCGAATCCCGAGGCTGTTGATGAACTGGAGAAGGCATTATAG